A section of the Telopea speciosissima isolate NSW1024214 ecotype Mountain lineage chromosome 3, Tspe_v1, whole genome shotgun sequence genome encodes:
- the LOC122654849 gene encoding aquaporin NIP2-1-like, translating to MENGTASKGIVPAFLRPLGLTQTQLSPLGFLRKVVAEIIATFLLVFVTCGSSALSRSDENKVSRLGASIAGRLIVTAMIYAVGHISGAHMNPAVTFAFAAVRHFPWKQVHRFDNGRHLHHLTVKSENISVCVMCRPISIGSMNPARSIGPAIASENYKGIWVYVVGPMTGSLVGAWSYSFIRVTHKPVHDISTIDPIVV from the exons ATGGAAAATGGAACAGCTTCCAAGGGGATAGTACCGGCCTTTTTAC GTCCTCTTGGCTTAACCCAAACCCAACTCAGCCCTCTTGGCTTTCTCAGAAAG GTGGTAGCAGAAATTATAGCAACGTTTCTACTGGTGTTTGTGACATGTGGATCGTCTGCACTGAGTAGAAGCGACGAAAATAAGGTTTCAAGGCTGGGAGCTTCAATTGCAGGTCGGCTTATCGTCACTGCCATGATCTATGCCGTTGGGCATATCTCCGGCGCCCACATGAACCCGGCGGTCACCTTTGCCTTTGCCGCCGTTAGGCATTTTCCCTGGAAACAGGTACATAGATTCGACAATGGCC GTCATTTACATCACTTGAcggtgaaaagtgaaaacattAGTGTTTGTGTTATGTGCAGGCCCATTTCAATTGGATCCATGAACCCGGCGAGGAGCATTGGCCCTGCCATAGCTAGCGAAAATTATAAAGGGATTTGGGTATACGTGGTTGGACCAATGACAGGATCGCTGGTGGGAGCATGGTCCTACAGCTTCATTCGGGTGACACACAAACCAGTCCACGACATTTCTACTATAGATCCTATTGTTGTCTAA